GTCGCCGAGCGGCTGGGCGACGGGATCGTCCCAGATATCCGTGCGCTTGACCTTGTTGAACAACCACATTGCCGTGCCTCGAAAGCGCGGCAAGCATAACTGGCCCTGGTGCAACCTGTGAATGGCGGAGTCTGCGCGATGCCGAGCAAGCGGCGAGCTATGGCGCTAGAGCCACACCGCGCCGCCCGCTCCGCGAAATAGACGTGCGAAGCAAGAAGCCAAGTTTACACTGCGTCACACGCGGGGCAAAAAAGTTCCGCACACGGACGCTGACGAATCCTCTGCGGCGTGACGACGCCTCACGCCGCAGGAACGATCTTTCCGGGATTGAAAATGTTTTGCGGATCGAGCGCGAGCTTCAGCGCCCGCATCGCATCGAGCGCCTCGGGACCGAGCTCGGCCTTCAGATATTTCTGCTTGCCCTGCCCGATGCCGTGCTCGCCGGTGCAGGTGCCGCCCATCGCCTGCGCACGTTCGACCAGCCGATGCATGAACTCCTCACCGCGCGCCATCTCGCCCGTGTCGTTGACGTCGCAGAGCATCGAGCAGTGGAAATTGCCGTCGCCGACATGGCCGACGATCGGCGACAGCAGATTGAGCCGCTTCAAATCCTCTTCGGTCTCGGTGACGCAATCGGCCAGCCGCGAGATCGGCACGCAGACGTCGGTGGCGACGACGCCGATGCTGTCGCCGGGGCGCAGCGCCTTGACGGACCAGTAGGCGTCATGCCGGGCCTGCCACAGTCTGGTGCGGTCCTCCGGCTTGGTGGTCCAGGTGAAGTCGCCACCACCGCATTCCGCGGCGATGTCGCGGAAATTCTTCGACTGCTCGGCAACCTCGACCTCGCTGCCGTGGAATTCGAGCAGCAGCAGCGGCGTCTCGGGCAGCGACAGCTTCGAGTAGCTGTTGCAGGCCTTCACCTGCGCGGCGTTGAGCAACTCGATCCGGGCGACCGGGATGCCGGTCTGGATCGCGAGGATCGTGGCCTGGCAGGCGCCGCGTACGGTCTCGAACGAACACGCGGCGGCCGCGATCGTGTCGGGAATGCCGCGCAGGCGGATGGTCAGTTCCGAGATGATGCCGAGCGTGCCCTCGGCGCCGACGAACAGATGCGTGAGATCATAGCCGGCCGACGACTTCTTGGCGCGGGTGCCGGTCGTGATGATCTCGCCGTCGCCGCGCACCACCTTCAGCGCCAGCACGTTCTCGCGCATGGTGCCGTAGCGCACCGCGTTGGTGCCGGAGGCACGGGTCGAGGTCATGCCGCCGAGCGAGGCATCGGCGCCGGGATCGATCGGGAAGAACAGGCCCTGGTCGCGCAGATGCTCGTTCAGCGCCTTCCGCGTCACGCCGGGCTGGATCACGCAGTCGAGGTCCTCGGCATGCACCTCGAGCACCTTGTTCATGTCGCGCAGATCGATGCAGACGCCGCCCGCCGGCGCGTTGACCTGGCCTTCGAGCGAGGTTCCGGTGCCGAACGCGATCACCGGCACGCGATTGGCGGCGCAGATCCGCACCACGTCCTGGATGTCGGCGGTTTCCTGCGCCATCACGACCGCGTCCGGCGGCTGGTTCGGCAGCCACGTGGTGGTATGGGCGTGCTGCTCGCGCACCGCCTGCGACGTGACGAGCCGGTTGCCGAACCGCGCCGCCAGCGCATCGATCGCGCGCTTCAGGGCCTCAGGTTCAGGTCGCGTCACATTGCTCGAAATCGTTGTCGCCACGTCAAATTTCCTCCCGGCTTTAGCCGACCGTGGCAAAGCTTGTATAAGGGGTCAAGAGAGCCTGACTTGAAAAAGTGGCCGCCGGAGTCACAGAAAAGCTCATGCTCGCAAGGCAACGAACCGGGGATGGAAGATGACGTCAGAGACTGCCACGAGCGAGATGCCGCTTCCACCAGCCCCGTTCAGATCGTCCGTGATGCAGATCGAGCCGCAATGGATCGACTATAACGGCCATCTCAACATGGCCTATTACAATGTGATGTTCGACCGCGCCATCGACGAGATGTGGCTGCAACTCGGCATCGGGCCGGTCTACATGAAGGCACGGCACTGCTCGACCTTCACCGCCGAATGCCACGTGCGCTACTTGCGGGAAATCCATCTCGGCGATCCCGTGCAGGTTTCGGTCTTCCTGCTCGGCGCCGACGAAAAACGGCTGCACACATTCGAGGAGCTGCGCCATGCCACCGAGGGCTGGCTGTCGGCGACCTCGGAAAACCTCACGCTGCACATCGACATGGAGGCGCGCAAGGTAGCGGCATTTCCGCCTGACATCCGCGCCCGCGTCAAGGCGATCGTGGACAGCTATGCCGGCGTGCCGCACCCCGAGGGCATCGGCCGCAACGTGGCGATGCCCTCGAGAAAATAGCCAGCCTTGGCTACACTCGCGTGCGGCCGCGCGCCAATCCGACCACCGCCGACACCAGGAAAAGGATGATGGCGATGAAGAAGATCGCCTTGGCGATTTCGATCGAGGCGCCGGCGATGCCGCCGAAGCCCAAGATGCCCGCGATCAGGGCGATGACCAGGAATGTGACGACCCAGCTCAGCATGATCAAACCTCTGCTTGGTTTCCTCGCGCCGCCTTTCGCCCGGCGCCATAGCTTGAGGAAACAAATCGGCAGCGGAACGCTGGTTCCTGAGGGTGAAACCGCGAAATTTTCGCCGATTTCAGGAACCAAGCTCACACTGGACTGCTGCCAAAACCGTGACTGCCGTCGGGGATAAAACCTGTCAAAACGGCCGATCAGGCCCTATATGGCCTTCAATCCCTGCTAAGAAAGCTCCCCTTCACCGTCCCACGGTGCCATCGTGGGGCCGAGACGATTCGCCAATGACCGAGCCGAGCAAATTGCCCCATCACGGCGTTCCCGAGCACCAGCCTGCGGCTGGCGGCATCGCCGCGCGTGCGCGGGCGGCCGCCGGTCCGCAATATCTCAACGGCCTCAACCCCGAGCAGCGCGAGGCGGTCGAGACGCTCGACGGTCCCGTATTGGTGCTCGCCGGCGCCGGCACCGGCAAGACGCGCGTGTTGACCACGCGCATCGCGCATATCCTGAGCCAGGGCCGCGCGCGCCCGCAGGAAATCCTGTCGGTCACCTTCACCAACAAGGCGGCGCGCGAGATGAAGCTGCGGCTCGGCCAGATGCTCGGCCAGGCGGTCGAGGGCATGCCGTGGCTCGGCACCTTCCACTCGATCGGCGGCCGCATCCTGCGCATCCATGCCGAGCTGGTGCAGCTCAAATCCAATTTCACCGTGCTCGACGTCGACGACCAGGTGCGGCTCTTGAAGCAATTGCTGCAGGCCGAGAACATCGACGACAAGCGCTGGCCGGCGCGGATGCTGGCCGGGCTGATCGACAGCTGGAAGAATCGCGGGTTGTCGCCGTCGCAGGTGCCGGCGGGCGAGGCCGCCTCGTTCGGCAACGGCAAGGGCGGCAAGATCTACGCGACCTATCAGGAGCGGCTGAAGATCCTCAACGCCGCCGATTTCGGCGACCTGCTGCTCGAGAACATCCGGCTGTTCCGCGAGAACCCCGACGTGCTGCGACAGTACCAGAACCGCTTCAAGTTCATCCTGGTCGACGAATATCAGGACACCAACGTCGCGCAATATCTGTGGCTGCGGCTGCTGTCGCAGGCGCCTGCGCGGCAGGGTCTTCCGATCTCGGCAATCATTCCCGGCGCGACCGATGCTGAACCGGCGAAGGAAGACGCCACCGCGCAACCGGCGCCGGCTCCGCCGTCCGCACCGCCGCGCAACATCTGCTGCGTCGGCGACGACGATCAGTCGATCTATGGCTGGCGCGGCGCCGAGGTCGACAACATCCTGCGCTTCGAGCACGATTTCCCCGGCGCCAAGGTGATCCGGCTCGAGCGCAACTACCGCTCGACCGGCCACATCCTCGCCGCGGCCTCGCATCTGATCGCGCACAATGAAGGCCGGCTCGGCAAGACGCTGCGCACCGAGGACGTCGACGGCGAGAAGGTCACCGTCACCGGCTCCTGGGATTCGGAAGAGGAAGCGCGGGCGATCGGCGAGGAGCTCGAGGAGCTGCAGCGCGCCGGCGAGAACCTCAACGACGTTGCCATCCTGGTCCGCGCCTCGTTCCAGATGCGCGAGTTCGAGGACCGCTTCGTCACGCTCGGCCTGCCCTACCGCGTGATCGGCGGCCCCAGATTCTATGAGCGCGCCGAAATCCGCGACGCGCTGGCGTATTTGCGCACCATCAATTCGCCGGCCGACGATCTCGCCTTTGAGCGCATCGTCAACGTGCCGAAGCGCGGCCTCGGCGACGCCACCGTGCAGCTGCTGCATGACCATGCCCGCAAGCGCCGGATTCCGCTGTTCGAGGCGGCGCGCGCCGTGGTCGAGACCGACGAGCTGAAGCCGAAGGCGCGGGGCTCGCTGCGCGGCCTCGTCATGCAGTTCGACCGCTGGCGCGCCCAGCGCGAGGTCACCTCGCACACCGAGCTCGCCGAGATCGTGCTCGACGAGAGCGGCTACACCGAGATGTGGCAGAAGGACCGCTCGGCGGACGCCGCGGGCCGGCTCGACAACCTCAAGGAACTGGTGCGCTCGATGGAGGAATTCGAGAACCTGCAAGGGTTTCTCGAACATATCTCGCTGGTGATGGACCGCGACGGCGAGGCCGGCGACGAGGCGGTGTCGCTGATGACGCTGCATTCGGCCAAGGGCCTCGAATTCGACAACGTGTTCCTGCCGGGCTGGGAGGAGGGCCTGTTCCCGAGTCAGCGCACGCTGGACGAACAGGGCCGCGCCGGGCTCGAGGAAGAGCGCCGCCTCGCCCATGTCGGGCTGACCCGCGCCCGCCGCCGCGCAAAAATCTATTTCGCCACCAACCGCCGCATCCATGGCACCTGGTCGACCACGATCCCTTCCCGCTTCCTCGACGAGCTGCCGGCGCACAATGTCGAGATCACCGAATCCAAGGGTGGATCGGGCTGGGGCGGCAGCGGTGGCTACGGCGCCTCGCGCTTCGACAACCTCGAATCATTCGGCTCGAGCTATTCCACCCCGGGCTGGCAGCGCGCCCAGGCCAACCGCGGCCGCGGTGGCGGGGGCCGTGGCGGCGGCTTCGAGGAGCGGCAATCATCTTTTTCGTCTGATAGCTTCAGCCGCACCAAGCGCGGCCCAATGGTGATCGAGGGCGAGCTGGTGGCGAAGTCCACCGGCACGACGTCGGAATTTTCGCTGGACGATCGGGTGTTTCACCAGAAATTCGGCTACGGCCATGTGGTGAAGATCGACGGCAACAAGCTGACCATCGCCTTCGAAAAGGCCGGCGAGAAGAAGGTGGTCGACAGCTTTGTGGAGCGGGCGTGACAGAACGGCCTTCTCTGTTCGTAGCCCTTGACCCCAGTTGAATTCACGGGTTGAGATGGCCCCATGGTCCGGGGTGGGTTTTTCCTTTTTGTCGTCGCGCTCACTGCGCCGTCGCTGGCGGTCGCGGAGACGCTCAGCTTTGGCGATTCGGCAGCCGCACTCGCCAAGGCCTGCGGCGCAGACATCACCGCCAACTGCCGCGGCGTCAACCTCGACTCCAACCGCCTTAAGGAATGCCTGTCGCGCAACCGCGACGTGATCTCGCCGACCTGCAAGGAGAGCTACTTCTCCACCCTCGATGCGATCCAGAAGCGGATCGCGGCGCGCGTGACGGTTGCCAATGCCTGCACCCGCGAGATCGTCAAGGTGTGCGGCGGCTCGACCAAGGAGACCAGCAAATCGGTGCCCTGCCTGGTCGCCGCCAAGGGCCTCAGCCGCAATTGCGCCCAGGCGATCAATGACGCGGGGTATCAGTGATGCGCCGAGGCCTGCGCGATCTCGGCCTGCTCGGCACGCTGGTCTTGCTGGCGATGCCGCTCGCGCATGCGCAGACCGCGATCACGCGCGATGACGTCATCGCCAAGCTGGATCATTTCGAGACGGCTGCCGAGATCGACGTTCCCGCGCTGCGCCAGCAGGTGCTCGAACGATCACGCTCGCGTTCGAAGAACGAGCCGCCGCCGTCGAAGCGGCCACCGATCGCCCCCGACCTGAACAACCTGCCGGCATTCAATGCCGACATCCAGTTCGACGTCGACACGCCGATCGTGCTGCCGAATTCCTATCAGACCGTCGGGCGTATCGCCGATGCGCTGACGCACGCCTCGCTATTGCCGTACACCTTCCTGATCGTCGGTCACATCGAATCGACCGGCCGGCGCGAGAACAACGTGATCCTGAGCCAGCGGCGGGCCGACGCGATCCGCGACATTCTGGTCAACACCTTCAAGATCGCGCCCAAGCGCCTGCAATCGGTCGGGCTTGGCGAAGAGCAGTTGCTCGATCCCACCCGCATCAATGCGCCAGTCAACAACCAGGTGCAGATCATGCTGGTCGCGAAGGTCGCTGACGAGCCCGCCGCGCACCCAGCCCCGGCGGCGGCGGCCAAGAAGCCGCCGAAATCAATGAAGAAGCGTTGAGGCGACTTTTCCGCCACACCACAGCACGAATTTTCTGTCCGGCCGGGTGATTGCAGAACGGATTATACGTCCCTATCTGCGCTTGACCCTCACTCCGCCCCGCCGGCCCCGATCCGCGTCGGCCATCCCTCCCTCACGCCTCCGACGCTTTCATGTCGCCGATCATCTCCGTTTCCAATCTCTCGAAGACCTACGGCTCCGGCTTCAAGGCGCTGAAGGGCATCAATCTCGATATCAACCGCGGCGAGATCTTCGCGCTGCTCGGGCCGAACGGCGCCGGCAAGACCACGCTGATCAGCATCATCTGCGGCATCGCCAATCCGAGCCAGGGCACGATCAGGATCGGCGGCCACGACATCATCAGGGATTATCGCGCGGCAAGGTCGATGATCGGGCTGGTTCCACAGGAACTGCACACCGACGCGTTCGAATCGGTATGGGCGACCGTCAGCTTCAGCCGCGGCCTGTTCGGCAAGCCGAAGAACCCCGCTCATATCGAGAAGGTGCTGCGCGACCTGTCGCTGTGGGACAAGAAGGACAACAAGATCATCACGCTGTCCGGCGGCATGAAGCGCCGCGTGATGATCGCGAAGGCGCTGTCGCACGAGCCGCAGATCCTGTTCCTCGACGAGCCGACCGCAGGCGTCGACGTCGAGTTGCGCAAGGGCATGTGGGAGGTGGTCCGCACGCTGCAGGCGTCCGGCGTCACCATCATCCTGACCACGCACTACATCGAGGAAGCCGAGGAGATGGCCGACCGCATCGGCGTCATCAACAAGGGCGAGATCATCCTGATCGAGGACAAGGCGACCTTGATGCAGAAGCTCGGCAAGAAGGAGCTGACGCTGCAATTGCAGAACAAGCTCGACGCCATTCCGCCGGCGCTCGCCGCCTACAATCTCGAACTGTCCGACGACGGCCACGCAGTGACCTACGACTACGACACCAAGGGCGATCGCACCGGGATCACCAGCCTGCTCAACGATCTCCGCAACGCCGGCATCCGCATCTCCGACCTCGACACCAGGCAGAGCTCCCTCGAAGACATCTTCGTCAGCATCGTGAGGGCGCCATGAACTATCGCGCGATCCGGGCGATCTATCTGTTCGAAATGGCGCGCACCTGGCGCACGCTGCTGCAGAGCATCGTCTCGCCCGTGGTCTCGACCTCGCTGTATTTCGTGGTGTTCGGCGCTGCGATCGGCTCGCGCATCACCGAGGTCGAGGGCGTCAGCTACGGCACCTTCATCGTGCCCGGCCTCGTGATGCTGTCGGTGCTGACACAGAGCATCTCCAACGCCTCGTTCGGCATCTACTTCCCGAAATTCGCCGGCACAATCTACGAGATCCTGTCGGCGCCGATCTCGTATTTCGAGATCGTGATCGGCTATGTCGGCGCGGCCGCCACCAAGTCGATCATTCTCGGCCTGATCATCCTGGCGACCGCCGGACTGTTCGTACCGCTGCATATCCAGCATCCGGTCTGGATGCTGACATTCCTGGTGCTGACCGCGGTCACCTTCAGCCTGTTCGGCTTCATCATCGGCATCTGGGCCGACGGCTTCGAGAAGCTGCAGATGATCCCGATGCTGGTGGTGACGCCGCTGACCTTCCTCGGCGGCAGCTTCTACTCGGTGAACATGCTGCCGTCGGGCTGGCGCACCATCACGCTGTTCAACCCGGTGGTCTATCTGATCTCCGGCTTCCGCTGGAGTTTCTACGAGATCGCCGATGTCAGCGTCGGGCTGAGCCTCGGCATGACCGCAGCGTTCCTGATCGCCTGCATGGTGATCGTGGCCTGGATCTTCAGGACCGGATATCGGCTGAAGAACTGAGACCCGTAGCCCGGATGAAGCGCAGCGCAATCCGGGACAGCCTCGCGGTTTGGCACCAGAGGCCCCGGATTTCGCTTGCGCTCCATCCGGGCTACGCACCAGCTCAATAGCAATGGAAATGGCCGTGGCGGTAATAGCCGCGGCAGCGATGGCCGCGGCGGTAGCCGCGATCCGGGATGCCGAACACGCCCTTGACCGCGCCCATGGCGCCACCGACGCCGGCGCCGACGGCGCCGCCAACCACGCCGCCCACCGGACCGGCGACCCGGTTGCCCTCGTAGGCGCCCTCGTGGGCCCCGCGGACGATGCCCTGGGCATGGCCCGCATGGGGGACAGCGGCCAGCGTCAAAGCGAGGCCAGCGGCTGCAAGCAGGAGCCGCGCGGAGAGGCCCGCTGGGTGGACGGCCGCGGTCTTAACTTTGCTGTTGTTCATCTGGGTTCCTTAAAGTGCGACGCGAATGCGTCGTCGGGGCGGGATTGTGAAACGCCCATGCGGCCAAATGGTTGCGTTCGGCGGTTCATCGGGGCTGTCGTCGCACCCTGCTCGCGAAAAAGTCAGCACGTCGTGACGGGCCCGCCCGGCTTCGGCCTTGTTTGCGCCGCGCGCGGGATTAACGATGCGCGAAGTCCGCGACTGGAACCAAGTTCGGATTCCGTGCATATTGGTTGCCGGGGACGGAGAGCCGCTGCTGCGACAGGCCTGGAGGCCAAGGTAATAAAATGCGTTCGTTCCTCATTGCGTTTACGTCCGTAATGCTGGTCACCGCCGGCGCCGCGCAGGCCAAGGTCGATATCACCATTGACAAGGACAACCAGCAGATGACCGTCGCGGTCGATGGCGTCGCGCGCTATCACTGGCCGGTCTCAAGCGGCATACCCTCGCGCGAAACGCCGAACGGCACCTTCCGCGCCTTCCGGATGGAAGAGGATCACTACTCCAAGGAATTCGACGACGCGCCGATGCCGCACTCGATCTTCTTCACCAAGATCGGCCACGCGATTCACGGCACCGATTCAGTGAGCCGTCTCGGCACGCCGGCCTCGCACGGCTGCGTGCGGCTGTCGCGCGACAACGCCTCGACGCTCTACGCGCTGGTCCAGAAAGAAGGTGTGCTCAACACCACGGTGACGCTGACCGGCTCGTCCCAGGTCGCGCTGGCGCGCAATCCGCGCGGGCGCAACGGCACCGCGGTCGCCCGCCGCGCGCCGCAGCAAGACGAGCAGTATGGCACTGCCGCCGCCGGCGACCCCGTCGTCCTGACCCCGCAGCCGCGCGAATATCCGGCGCAGGCTCGCGTCGACGACGGTTACATCTATCCGGCCGACGGCAGCTCGACCGCCCAGCGCTACCCGGCGCCGCCGTCGGCGCGCCGTGCCTACGGCGCGCAGGCCTATGGCCAGCAGCAATACTACGGCAACCAGGGCTACGCGCCGGCGCCACAGGTCTACTATCAGCCGCGGCCGAACTATCCGCGGCAGCGCGATTTCTACGGCAACAGCTATCAGGACTGAGACCGGCCCCTGATCCGTCGGTGGCGCCGTCACCCTGCGCCGTCGGTTCCCGAGGCCCCCTCACCCGCTTGTGAAGGCCTGGAAAGGCCCGTGCGGCCGTGCCCCGTGGCCCGTCGTCGCGCCGTCATCTGATTGTAAGATTAGCCCGATATTCGGCGGCAATCGTCGCCCGCCTGGCCTCGGAAGGCCGATTCACGCGGAATGCCCGCTGAAATCAGAGCGAGAGGCGCGCGTCACGAAGGCAGTATCAGAGGTCGGAAATGAAACGGGGCTTCGTTGTCCTTTGCCTGTGCATCGTGGCGATGGCCGGCTATTTCACGACGGACAGATGGGCGATCCGTCACGCGACGCTGACGTTCCACGACGTGCTGCGCGACGACCGCAACGTCACGGTCGAAGTCGCGGTCCGTCGCGACCGGCAGATGCAGGCCATGGCCGAGATGATCGAGCTGCCGGTCGCGATCCTCAGCCACGGCAACACCGTCAAGAACACCGAGTACTCGTTCCTCACCAACGTGTTCGCCTCGCGCGGCTACCTCGTGGTCAGCATTCAGCACGACCTCGACTCCGACGCCCCGATGGTGACCAAGGTCGGCGAGGAATATGTCGGCCGTCGCATGCAATATAATCGCGGCGTCTTCAACATCATGTATGCGATCGACGAGCTGAAGAAGCTGTATCCGAACGCAAACTATCGCGCGCTGACGCTGATCGGTCACTCGAACGGCGGCGACATCTCGATGTTCTTCGCCAAGCAGCATCCCGACCTGGTCAAGAAGGTCGTGACGCTGGACAATCTGCGCGTTCCCTTCATCACCGACAGCAAGATCAAGATCCTGTCGTTCCGTTCCAGGGATCCGGTGTTCAAGGCCGATCCGGGCGTCGTACCTGACGACGAGACCTGCGCCAGGCTCGGCATCAAGGTGGTCCGGACCCAATTCCACCACAACGACCTCAGCGACCGCGGCCCCGACAGCGCAAAGTCGTCGATCCAGGCCGGCGTCGAGCAATTCCTCGACGAGGATGCCGGCGAGACCACGCCGACGATGCCGCTGCTCGCCGCTTCGACGCCCGCCTCCGCGGCGACGGCACCGGAAAGAAAATAGCGATCGCGCTGACGTCGACGTGCGCTCGCCGGTGATGCCGGGCAACGCCTACGCACGCGCGCTGCGTTGCGCCCTGGCAACGAGCCAGATCGCCGAAAGCAGGAAATAGAACGCCCCGAAGCCCGCATAGGGAGCGACGTCGAGAATCGTCGGCGCTACGGTGCCGATCGATCGGCTGATCATGTAGCCGCCGGCAAGCGCCGACTGCGCGCCGCTCAGGATCATCGCCCATTGCGCGCCAACCTGACGCCAGCGCCTGACGCCGGTGGCGAGTTGCAGCACACCCGCGAGGATCGCCCAAACCCCGAACACCGCCAGAACGGCATAGGTGTCGCGGCCGATCGCCGCAATCACGGCGAGCGCCGTGATTGCACTGACCGCGACATTCAACGCTTGAGATGGGTTGGCGATCAACCCGCCGTTGACCCGCGCATCAGCCAGATTGGCGGTTGCGTCCCATGCCGGGTAGATCACGAGCAGGAACGCGGCGATGCCGGCGTGCCGGCTGAACAGAACCGCGGCGGCAACCCAGGCGATCGAGAAGATCGCGCGCCCAAAGCGCGATGACGATTCGACCCAATCTCATCGCGCTTTAGCGCCTACTGCTCGCCGTCGCGCAGGCGCCGGTAGACTGCGCCCAGCACGTTCGAATAGTCGTCGGTCCAGACCCGCTGCTTCTCGTTGGCATCGGTCTCGGTCCAGACATCTGACGAGGCGAGCCTGCCGACGTCCGCTTCATCGCGCGCCGAGACCACGACCGAGGTCGAGAAGATGTACTCGTTGTCGCGGCCGGAATCCTCGCTGTAGACCCAGCTCTTCATGTCGTTGGCATCGGCGATGCCGACCACGACACTGGCCAATTCGAGATGGCGGTTCGAGACGTGCATCACGACCGCGCCCTGCGGCGCCAGCTTCTCCTTGTAGATCGCCATCGCCTCTTCTGTCGCGAGATGGATCGGGATCGCGTCCGACGAATAGGCGTCGACGATGATGAGATCGTAGACGCCGTCCGGCTCCTTGGCGAAGGTCAGCCGCGCGTCGCCGATCACCGGCTTCAGGTTCGGCTCGCAATTCTGGATGTAGGTGAAGTATTTCGGGTCGCGCGCGGTATCGACCATCGACTGGTCGATCTCGAAGAATTTCCAGTCCTCGCCCGGCTGCGAGGCGCAGGTCAGCGTGCCCGAGCCGAGCCCGATTACCGCGACTTTCAGCGGCGCACCCTTGCGCTCGCGGATCGCCGTGATCGCCCGCCCGATGCCGCCGTCCTTGTGGTAGTAGCTGATCGGTTCGGGCCGCCCGGTCACCGGCGTGCCGTCGTCGTTCTTGAACTTCTCGGCGCCGTGGATCGTGGTGCCGTGCATCAGCACGTGATACTGCCCGTTCGGCGTCACCACGATCTTGTGCACGCCGAAGAAGCTGCGCACGGTCTCGACGCGGCCGTCGTCGGACGGATAGGCGCGCAGCACCACCAGCGCGACCACGACGGTTGCGAATATCTTCCGGCGATTTGCGTTCAGCGCAAGCGCGAGCAGCGCCGAGAGCACGCCGACCGCGCCGATCACCCACACCCGGTGGTCGTCGAACCAGTTGAAGATGTCGCCGGCCGAATAGCTCGGCGCGATCAGCGCGACCGCCAGCACCGCGAGGAACGGCCAGTACCAGGCGCTCCAGCGCGGCAGCCGCTCCGCGCCCCCGGGCGGACGGCACAGCGCCGCCAGCGCCAGCAGGATCGGATATTCAGCGATCCATGAGAAGGTGAACGGCGCGATCAGCCCCGCGAACAGGCCGCCGACCATGCCGCCGAACGACAGCGCGACGTAGAAGCCGGTGAGGTATTTCGCGGCGGGACGGGTGCGCGCGAGCTCGCCATGACAGGCCATCGCGATGATGAAGAAGCAGAGCTGATGGCCGCCGAGCGTCAGCAGCAGATT
The window above is part of the Bradyrhizobium sp. PSBB068 genome. Proteins encoded here:
- a CDS encoding DUF1328 domain-containing protein; amino-acid sequence: MLSWVVTFLVIALIAGILGFGGIAGASIEIAKAIFFIAIILFLVSAVVGLARGRTRV
- a CDS encoding FAD-binding protein, which translates into the protein MATTISSNVTRPEPEALKRAIDALAARFGNRLVTSQAVREQHAHTTTWLPNQPPDAVVMAQETADIQDVVRICAANRVPVIAFGTGTSLEGQVNAPAGGVCIDLRDMNKVLEVHAEDLDCVIQPGVTRKALNEHLRDQGLFFPIDPGADASLGGMTSTRASGTNAVRYGTMRENVLALKVVRGDGEIITTGTRAKKSSAGYDLTHLFVGAEGTLGIISELTIRLRGIPDTIAAAACSFETVRGACQATILAIQTGIPVARIELLNAAQVKACNSYSKLSLPETPLLLLEFHGSEVEVAEQSKNFRDIAAECGGGDFTWTTKPEDRTRLWQARHDAYWSVKALRPGDSIGVVATDVCVPISRLADCVTETEEDLKRLNLLSPIVGHVGDGNFHCSMLCDVNDTGEMARGEEFMHRLVERAQAMGGTCTGEHGIGQGKQKYLKAELGPEALDAMRALKLALDPQNIFNPGKIVPAA
- a CDS encoding L,D-transpeptidase, producing the protein MRSFLIAFTSVMLVTAGAAQAKVDITIDKDNQQMTVAVDGVARYHWPVSSGIPSRETPNGTFRAFRMEEDHYSKEFDDAPMPHSIFFTKIGHAIHGTDSVSRLGTPASHGCVRLSRDNASTLYALVQKEGVLNTTVTLTGSSQVALARNPRGRNGTAVARRAPQQDEQYGTAAAGDPVVLTPQPREYPAQARVDDGYIYPADGSSTAQRYPAPPSARRAYGAQAYGQQQYYGNQGYAPAPQVYYQPRPNYPRQRDFYGNSYQD
- a CDS encoding thioesterase family protein, which produces MPLPPAPFRSSVMQIEPQWIDYNGHLNMAYYNVMFDRAIDEMWLQLGIGPVYMKARHCSTFTAECHVRYLREIHLGDPVQVSVFLLGADEKRLHTFEELRHATEGWLSATSENLTLHIDMEARKVAAFPPDIRARVKAIVDSYAGVPHPEGIGRNVAMPSRK
- a CDS encoding UvrD-helicase domain-containing protein, translating into MTEPSKLPHHGVPEHQPAAGGIAARARAAAGPQYLNGLNPEQREAVETLDGPVLVLAGAGTGKTRVLTTRIAHILSQGRARPQEILSVTFTNKAAREMKLRLGQMLGQAVEGMPWLGTFHSIGGRILRIHAELVQLKSNFTVLDVDDQVRLLKQLLQAENIDDKRWPARMLAGLIDSWKNRGLSPSQVPAGEAASFGNGKGGKIYATYQERLKILNAADFGDLLLENIRLFRENPDVLRQYQNRFKFILVDEYQDTNVAQYLWLRLLSQAPARQGLPISAIIPGATDAEPAKEDATAQPAPAPPSAPPRNICCVGDDDQSIYGWRGAEVDNILRFEHDFPGAKVIRLERNYRSTGHILAAASHLIAHNEGRLGKTLRTEDVDGEKVTVTGSWDSEEEARAIGEELEELQRAGENLNDVAILVRASFQMREFEDRFVTLGLPYRVIGGPRFYERAEIRDALAYLRTINSPADDLAFERIVNVPKRGLGDATVQLLHDHARKRRIPLFEAARAVVETDELKPKARGSLRGLVMQFDRWRAQREVTSHTELAEIVLDESGYTEMWQKDRSADAAGRLDNLKELVRSMEEFENLQGFLEHISLVMDRDGEAGDEAVSLMTLHSAKGLEFDNVFLPGWEEGLFPSQRTLDEQGRAGLEEERRLAHVGLTRARRRAKIYFATNRRIHGTWSTTIPSRFLDELPAHNVEITESKGGSGWGGSGGYGASRFDNLESFGSSYSTPGWQRAQANRGRGGGGRGGGFEERQSSFSSDSFSRTKRGPMVIEGELVAKSTGTTSEFSLDDRVFHQKFGYGHVVKIDGNKLTIAFEKAGEKKVVDSFVERA
- a CDS encoding ABC transporter ATP-binding protein; translated protein: MSPIISVSNLSKTYGSGFKALKGINLDINRGEIFALLGPNGAGKTTLISIICGIANPSQGTIRIGGHDIIRDYRAARSMIGLVPQELHTDAFESVWATVSFSRGLFGKPKNPAHIEKVLRDLSLWDKKDNKIITLSGGMKRRVMIAKALSHEPQILFLDEPTAGVDVELRKGMWEVVRTLQASGVTIILTTHYIEEAEEMADRIGVINKGEIILIEDKATLMQKLGKKELTLQLQNKLDAIPPALAAYNLELSDDGHAVTYDYDTKGDRTGITSLLNDLRNAGIRISDLDTRQSSLEDIFVSIVRAP
- a CDS encoding OmpA family protein, which translates into the protein MRRGLRDLGLLGTLVLLAMPLAHAQTAITRDDVIAKLDHFETAAEIDVPALRQQVLERSRSRSKNEPPPSKRPPIAPDLNNLPAFNADIQFDVDTPIVLPNSYQTVGRIADALTHASLLPYTFLIVGHIESTGRRENNVILSQRRADAIRDILVNTFKIAPKRLQSVGLGEEQLLDPTRINAPVNNQVQIMLVAKVADEPAAHPAPAAAAKKPPKSMKKR
- a CDS encoding ABC transporter permease → MNYRAIRAIYLFEMARTWRTLLQSIVSPVVSTSLYFVVFGAAIGSRITEVEGVSYGTFIVPGLVMLSVLTQSISNASFGIYFPKFAGTIYEILSAPISYFEIVIGYVGAAATKSIILGLIILATAGLFVPLHIQHPVWMLTFLVLTAVTFSLFGFIIGIWADGFEKLQMIPMLVVTPLTFLGGSFYSVNMLPSGWRTITLFNPVVYLISGFRWSFYEIADVSVGLSLGMTAAFLIACMVIVAWIFRTGYRLKN